The following DNA comes from Capsicum annuum cultivar UCD-10X-F1 chromosome 7, UCD10Xv1.1, whole genome shotgun sequence.
CGTTCAGAACTAACGGAAAGGCCGCCAAAACCACCCAAAAATCAGTCCAACCATCATCGCTTTTCTCCATCTCCAGTAAATCTCTAAGCGCTGATCAGTCCTCGCCACCGGCAATGCCACAGCAGCGAACCAACCCAGGCGATAGCCGCCCCTCTCTCCGGCAGCCATGTTCGCGCCGCCCCTACCCCTTTTCCTCCATGCCCACCCTCGCCGAAAATGGTGGATATCTGGCGGAAACAATTCAACCATCCAGAAATCCAACTCGCCGGCAACCCTCTATCTCCCCTTGTTTGTCCGATCCCGTCACCCTTTCTTCGGTCAATTTCAGACGCTGGTGATATTGACTAGTAGCCGCTTCTCATTTCCTTAAGCATTGTCCCTTTTGAGTTACTGTAGTATTTAACTTACTATAATAAAAAAGGAGTTATTTAgtcagattttttatttttatagtattttaattttatatcaattaagaaatataaatttgaggtttatataaaaatagaaataatataattaactttggacattttattattattattattattaatattattattttaatttctttattattattaataaatcttgataattatttttgttgaattaactaatcatttaattaaattttacttAGGATTAAATAGTATTTTAAAAGGACATGTCTTTTAACACtaggcaaattttatatattttttaaaatatttcgtCTCAtttaagaatgcggcatacgcatctttttgagacgttttaaaaattcaaggatgcgaTAATGtactttgataaatatttttaaaaaaaaaacattaacttTTCATCGACTTATTTAAATAGATCAGTTTTTTAGTACATAAAAAGTGAGCGAACCTAGGccctaacataatttatcaaaatagtttaagtcaagataagtcaataaaagagatcgtgctagaaccacgagactcgggggtgcctaacaccttcccctcggtcaacagaatttcttacccggttttctatttttgtagaccaataaatagtcattttcttttaattaggaattcaaaaaggtgacttggaacaccataactcgattccaagtggcgactctgtaattaaaataatccCTAATCAATATTatcactttaattagaaaaaaccTTTCGACTCATCCCTCGAGCGGAAAAATGGGTGtgacataaatatacaaaatccTCTATCAATTAGCTTCATAAAGTTTTTCATTCACAATTAGCTTCAGTTGATACGAAATTATGGCTTcaagttcagttttagtttcaattatgCTACAATACGGAGGAGAGTGGTTAAGTGATGTACAGTTTGAAAAGTTTACAATCAATGGAGTACTTTTGAATTCGGATCGCAGGTAcgaatattttgttgatgaactGTATAAGAAGTTGAATCTAGAGCGAAATTCTAGTTTAATGACTATAAAATACATTGTAAAGAGTGGATCTATGACTATTTATAATGATATGAGTGTTAGAATTTATATgaagataaaggaaaaaaattggaTATAAATGAATTTCCATTGTGTGTAACACTATAAAACACATTTGAAATTGGAGAATCCTCAATTGGAAATTTGATCGAAACATCTCCGACTGCTATTCAAGTTCATCCCATACCTATTTCTGATTATACaattgaagatgaagaaatggaagAACAGCCCGAATCGATAATTAAGGATTCACTTCATAGAGATGTTGAAGAAGGGCAGCTGTACTgggataaaaatacaatattaagTGTGATGAAACATTATGCAATCCGTGAGAGATTCTAATTTAAAGTGAaaagatcatcatcatcaaggtctaaactatataactactttatatgacctgtgtcaacaatgtgtaagttttatattttgttggaaaattggtataaatttgcataaatactgcATATGACATGTGTACagactgtgtaactactatataggacctgtatatatactgcatataaagtactgcatatgaactATGTAATTTTTGTatagcacctgcatatatattggatatgAATTGTGTACTGCATATACATttattgtatataaatgtatCTAGGTACTATCTTAAGTGTATCAATCAGAGATGCAATTGGACTTTTAGATCTTCATGTCAATAAGATTCAGAAGTTTTCATGATAACAAAATTTGTCGATGATCACACAAGTCCAATTGCGGATGGAATGTTTTCACAAAGGCATTCTACTTCTTTAACCATTGGTAAAATGGTGAAgcacaactttttaaatttaaagtcaACATATACTCCAGCAGAGATCATGGAAAAAATGAGAAACTTGTACGAAATTAGGATGAACTAAAAAAAAGCATATAGAGCCAAATAAAAAGCACTTGAACTGGTCAGAGGTTCCTTGCATTAATCTTATGCTAAATTGCCAGCTTACCTATACATGTTAAACACAATAAATCCAAGATCATTCACAAGGCTACACAAAACGGAGGACAgtcattttttatatgtttttgtcgTGTTAAGCACATCAATTAGGGGCTAGAGATATTGTATGCCTATCATTATTGTTGATGGAACTTTCCTGAAATCTGCATATAAGGGAACAATGTTGTCTACTAGTGTGTTGGATGCAGCAGGTGAgctttatgaaatttttttagacaaaattatgtATATGTTGGTATGCACTGATAGACACTTTCCTACCTGTTTAATCAGGACATATTTTGCCACTagcatatgttgttgttgattctgaaaatgatgcttCATGGGAATGGTTTTTTGGCATATTTAACACTGCTTTTGGTGAAAGAGAAGGCATGTGCATAGTATCTGATAGTCATGACAACATATTAAAAGTTGTTGCACTTGTATATCCAAATGTGGATCACTGTATATGCATCTACCATCTATGGAACAACATCAAGGGTAGGGTTAAAAAGAATCAAAAGCAATTAAAGGGGATCTTCTTTACAATGGCCAGAACATACATAAAGGCAGACTTTGATCGGCTTATGAAAGAcataaacaaaatcaataataggGTGAAGGAGTATCTGTTTGATATAGGCTGTGAAAAATGGCCCATAGCTCATTCCCATGTCAACAAGTCGATGTTTATGACTTTAAACATCGCAGAGTCCCTAAATTCAGCAAATAGAGATGCAAGAGACCTGCCAATTAAAAAATTCCAACAATTTATGATAGATCTGGTCATGAGATGGAATAATGAACATAGACCGCATTCAGAAGCAGCATTTATAGAACTGAAAAACAAATACAATATACTAATGAGAGAAAATCACATTCTGTCAGATAAAATGAAGGTATTACTTCTTATTTCTACTTCACAGACACTTACATATTCTAATGTGCACACtatttactaatatatttatatattgcagGTGATGGGTTCTACTCAGTATTCTTATGTAGTCattgatgaaactaaaaaatgaaacatTGTTTGCATGCGTGAAAAAAATGCTCCTGCCTACAATTTTAAGTAGATGGCATACATTGTCCACATGCTATGCCAGTGCTAACTTACACACATATGGACTCACAAAGCTATTGTGCTCCATATTACACAAGAGAAAACTTATTGAAAGCATATGAACTTTCAGTTATACCACTTCCTGATGAAATAATTTGGCACATTCCACCAGAGATATCAGCTAATATAGACTGCCACCAATCTGCAAACCAAAACCAGGAAGACCAAAAAAGAACAATCGAGGAAAGGATACTTTAAGCAACAAATTTCATGTGGGCACTATGGAAAAACAGGACACAATCGAAGAACGTGTTGAAATGCTCCAACAAGAATCTAATAGGATGTTGCTGCAAGAACAATtttatcttttccattttttccttaaaaaagaCAATTCTTTTTATAGCAATGTAATAGcaacaatattattttacttcaaatgCATTCTACTTTTATAGAAATCTGTGCATTAAGGTGTTTCATTTAGCCACATTCTTTGGTAAGGTGCACTAATTAACTCCTCTGAGCTGGGGGAGTGTAATTTTTCTGCTACAATGCCTAAAAAAATTGCATATCATCTGTGTCCATCATGTATAATACCTATATACAGTTTGAATATATATAAGTACTGGTATTTGTCTTTTGAATTAATTAGCAAATACATAGGATCTCTATGTATGTACTAGTATTAAGTATTTTGAATATAACTACTTTTATAAACTATATAAATACtttattacaataatatataAGTTCTATATCTGGTTAGAATAAATGTATAAAATTGTAGAAATAGTGTGCTTAAACTGTGTAACAACTGTATAGGAACTGAATAAATGTTGCATATATACTGAATATGGGTATAAATTTGCATTAAtatttcatatgatattgtaACTACTGTATAGAACCTGTATAAAAACTGCATATGACCTGTGTACAGgctgtgtaactactatatagaacatgtatatatactgcatataaagtactgcatatgaactgtgtaatttctgtatagcacctacatatatattggatattaaactatataggaactgaataaatgttgcatatatactgaatatcaACTGTGATCAACATAAACTAACATTTCAGCATTAATTGTACAGAATTGTATCAATTACCAAAACATATAGTATTCAGCATAACATTTTATAATAAGAATATCCAAGTATatcaacacaaaacaaaaacaaccctAAGCATTTCAACACTAAAACATATCTAACATCTATGCTTCAAAGACATTTCTAACTAAATTTGTTGCACACCAtccttttttttcaacaattaacCAGTAGATTCATCTTCACTAACTGCACATtacctttgttttttcttttcataatcCCACAGCAACACACCATACCGAATACGAATAGCATCAATATCATATAGATGATTAAAAATTTCAAGACCATCAAGCAAATACTCAGCAAAGGCAGCAATAAATACACCACAGTCCCTGCAAACATAATACATCATTAGTATAATTGACAAAAAAGTAtgtaaaagtgagaaattaaATGTGCATTCAATATATTACGTGTTACCTTGAGTTGGCAGTCCATTAACAATACGAATATCAAAAGAATTAGCCACTGGAGGTCCATCGCTCCTACTTTCCCAAAAtccaataaaagaaagaaagtgtTGAATTAATTCTGAATACGTTGCAACTAATTTCTGAACACGAACGGCATGCCTTGCACCATGCATTGAATCATACACATATATGCACTGATCTTTAAAAGACAGTCTCGCCAAAATCCAGTGAAACTCCTTAGCAAGATTAATTGGGAAAAGAACATTGTCAACGCTATTCCACGAGACGTTGCATCTCATAAAAAATCCAAGCATGTACTCCaaaatttgatgttcttgagtgATACGTGTTACATCTCTATTGTTCTCCGAAAAATGCTTATAAAAAGTCTGAATCAAGCAGTTAAACCAACAATCGGTGGTTGTAAATTTAACTGAATCACAAACAGGCTCGTATTTTGACTTCTTTCACAAATAGTAAAAGAGAACATCAATATGCTGAAAAGAGAACATCAATATGCTGAAAAATGAAAACAGAACACTAATTTAAATCTGATAAATACAAGCTACTTATATAATATGTATCATATCAACTAATCCATACATACTGTGTACCTACTGTGTAGGGCCTGTATATATACTGAATAGCAACCATTGTATTTAAACTGTATACCTACTGTGTAATCACTGCATAAGACctatatatacactacatataAAGTGCTGCATATAAAGTGCACATAAAGTACTGCATAAATAATGCATAGAACTTATACAACATGCATTATATACAAAAATTCAGTATTCCAATTAGCTTATCACTATCAAGTACAAAAGTAAAAGATATATAACCTACTTAACTAACAAATTCATTACTTACTGAATCGGTTAAGGTTACTCCTGGATATGCCAATATGAAGAACCACTCTTTCATTTTAACAGTATCAACTCCGTAGTCAAATTATTTTGGGAAAGCATTGACAAAATCTGAATACTCTTCACAAAAAGATGCTTTATAGACAAGACATGTTTACTTGACTGAGCCTTCTCTACACACTTAGATGATTGGCCTTCAATTTTTCCACAGCCagaatcaaattttgacaaaaatgacGATTCACATACTGCCGCTGGCTTACGTAATCGGTGAGGAATAGCAGGTGTTTCATTCAACATAACAGACGCAGACACCATGTTTTCCTCAATTCCTTTAACATTATCACTTGCAGTTGCATCAACTTTTCTAACATTATCACATACTAAATAAGTTGCATCAGTTGTTGCAAAACTCTTATAGGGTTGAgtgaacttagaaatttcagcgtCTGGAATTTCTGACCAGTCAAGCTCATTCTGGCTAAGCACTGCCTCATCACTTTCTTTTTGTGTCTTTTGATCACGAAAAGGTTGAGTAAATTTAGACACTTCAGAATAAGTAAAATTAGACCAAACACTATCAACCTGACTATTTCTACCCTCTTTTATATCCTTATTTCCACCTGAGCTTTGTGTgaacttcaaaaaaattaaaatttggaaaattcttCCAAGCTCATCTGTAAAAGTTTCAACTGCAAAATCAACAGTGACATGACCACCTACACAATCACCTATAAAATTGACTTTCTCTCCAACGTCATCCACTAAATGCCCAATTACGTCACCACCTACACAATCTGTTGCTTTCCCTACATCATCCATCAAATTGTCACTTATATGATCCACTTTCAGTACAACATCATTTTGTTGTCCCATATTAGGTGGATCATTAACTTGATCATCACCTGTACCACCAATATTAGGTGTCTCGTCATCTATTTTATTTGAGTTGTCACCATCGTTATCACCAATTGATGTACCAACCTCtaaaaaaaatttgtaaaataagtacaatagtgtatataaattttgttaaaaaaacaGGAAAAATTCAGGAAAAGAATACCTTAGGCTCATTCTTTATATCTAGAGctcaaaaaatcaattcaaatgagGATTTCATAAACTTCTCCATTAAGAAAACCTTTTCCGTTAACTAAACATAAAAGCAAAATGTCAACACATCaattaacaaaaacatacaaatacTAATAAAAACCTTCGACATACCATTTTAACATCACTTCTCAAAAGTGTCAATTCATTATCTGAGCTCGATTGACTATATTCTTGTTTACTGGTGCTAGGAAAATCAACAGAGTGCACAACCGCATCTACAGGTTTGAAATCAGGTAATTGAAGGATTGTTTT
Coding sequences within:
- the LOC124885898 gene encoding uncharacterized protein LOC124885898, which encodes MPIIIVDGTFLKSAYKGTMLSTSVLDAAGHILPLAYVVVDSENDASWEWFFGIFNTAFGEREGMCIVSDSHDNILKVVALVYPNVDHCICIYHLWNNIKGRVKKNQKQLKGIFFTMARTYIKADFDRLMKDINKINNRVKEYLFDIGCEKWPIAHSHVNKSMFMTLNIAESLNSANRDARDLPIKKFQQFMIDLVMRWNNEHRPHSEAAFIELKNKYNILMRENHILSDKMKVMGSTQYSYVVIDETKK